A stretch of the candidate division WOR-3 bacterium genome encodes the following:
- a CDS encoding AAA family ATPase, which yields MTDEKSVHRVSRDESIDVRELVNVFLRRRNLFVYIAVPVFLGILIAQLARPFKPIYRATFDVGVTEEGPVDGVFSPGLSETPSTQITAGIQGAISSLLSISLAEKVTDTLGLYAYAKNGNSDIKVEARIKEDFERPVGPLKLKIEDGMFSIMLSDGTSKEAVLGQYVNLGKFELKVTKLLPVDEKRTYEVTIYPRERIALALRNSLAIEVLVADKVEQEIGTEAVPFSGEGAPKKLLKAKTIFPGMDFIGILRIDVHWSNPEDALRIAKALSEQIILQDKSEKSQSFTQSRLFIDSLMVDYQNRLKESEEQIRSFKEEKNIIDLSASTQSLINQVSTLESKKNQLQIEQKILKELGDYLAKSAVSMETPNLASVLVSSDVLQKFYGQLLDAEAELKSVLKEYSSNHPKVMEIRAKLSGLKEQMQVEIGKRIPSIKTEIQSVENQIDGLQAKLQTVPVDEISLARLERDRQIADEQYSFYREKLEETKVQEAGVTSDLKIVNPPMVSNAPVNSRRRILTLFTAIIISIMAGGFAVFVAEYIDNTVKDPDILTEKTGLALFGTIPAIVLDAKEETKHVESPPLAFLKKAYSTIMGTSAALEGSDLRMLDQDVSTPEFEAFRKLAMNLEFAHPEKKYGAIYVTSPGPEEGKTFTALNLGIVYARTGKKVLLVDTDFRKKTGHLSDVTRSKQEKGLFDVLRGEAVLDEIILPFNNSNNAESAEKPVGTETNSDSDFWTSIYSRIEPQESSIRVLPIGTLPVNPFIFLESAKMKNMIDELRMRYDFVIIDGVPVMLFADAAYLANYTDGVLLTTRYGRTDMKDLAHARDILLTAKVHIIGLVVNGIPKTRGSYYYQYYHKYYDKYYKT from the coding sequence ATGACAGACGAAAAAAGTGTGCATCGTGTGTCGCGTGATGAGTCGATCGACGTTCGTGAGCTCGTCAACGTCTTCCTGCGCAGGCGGAATTTGTTCGTCTACATAGCCGTTCCTGTCTTCCTTGGCATCCTAATTGCCCAGCTCGCCCGTCCTTTCAAACCAATTTACAGGGCGACGTTTGATGTCGGTGTAACCGAGGAGGGCCCGGTTGACGGTGTATTTTCGCCGGGGCTGTCTGAAACACCGAGCACACAGATCACTGCTGGTATCCAGGGCGCTATTTCGAGCCTTTTGAGCATTAGTCTTGCAGAGAAAGTTACGGATACGCTCGGGCTTTACGCATATGCGAAAAACGGCAATTCCGACATTAAGGTTGAAGCACGGATAAAAGAGGATTTTGAACGTCCCGTCGGTCCTTTGAAGCTCAAAATTGAAGATGGAATGTTTTCTATTATGCTGAGCGATGGTACATCTAAGGAAGCAGTCCTCGGCCAATATGTTAACCTGGGCAAGTTTGAACTGAAGGTCACCAAATTGTTACCTGTTGATGAGAAGAGAACATATGAGGTCACGATTTATCCAAGAGAACGTATCGCCCTGGCGTTGCGCAATTCCCTCGCCATCGAAGTACTTGTAGCGGACAAGGTAGAGCAGGAGATCGGCACAGAAGCGGTTCCATTTTCGGGCGAAGGTGCACCCAAGAAACTTTTAAAGGCCAAAACGATCTTCCCGGGCATGGACTTCATCGGTATTTTGAGAATAGACGTTCACTGGAGCAATCCCGAAGACGCTTTGAGGATTGCGAAGGCTCTTTCTGAACAGATCATCTTGCAGGATAAGAGCGAGAAATCTCAGTCGTTCACGCAGTCAAGGTTGTTCATCGATTCCCTGATGGTCGATTACCAGAACCGCTTGAAAGAGAGCGAAGAGCAGATAAGATCGTTCAAAGAAGAGAAGAATATCATTGACCTTAGTGCATCGACCCAATCTTTGATTAACCAAGTCTCAACGCTCGAGTCCAAGAAGAACCAACTCCAGATCGAACAAAAAATCCTTAAGGAATTGGGGGATTATCTCGCAAAAAGCGCAGTAAGCATGGAAACACCCAATCTCGCTTCTGTGCTTGTATCTTCCGATGTGTTGCAGAAGTTCTACGGGCAGCTTTTGGATGCTGAAGCCGAACTGAAAAGTGTGTTAAAGGAATATTCTAGCAATCATCCGAAAGTCATGGAAATAAGGGCAAAATTGTCGGGGCTTAAAGAACAAATGCAGGTAGAGATCGGCAAGCGTATCCCTTCGATAAAGACTGAGATACAGAGTGTTGAAAATCAAATCGATGGTCTGCAAGCTAAGCTGCAGACCGTTCCAGTTGATGAGATCAGCCTGGCGCGGCTCGAGCGGGACCGGCAGATTGCAGACGAACAATATAGCTTCTATAGGGAAAAGCTGGAGGAAACCAAAGTGCAGGAAGCTGGTGTCACCTCAGACCTTAAGATAGTCAATCCGCCCATGGTTTCAAACGCGCCGGTCAATTCACGCCGCCGCATTTTGACCCTCTTCACGGCAATTATCATAAGCATCATGGCCGGCGGATTTGCGGTCTTTGTTGCTGAATACATAGATAATACGGTAAAAGATCCCGATATTTTGACCGAAAAGACTGGTCTGGCCCTGTTCGGTACGATCCCAGCGATCGTACTGGACGCTAAGGAGGAGACAAAGCACGTTGAATCACCACCGCTGGCTTTCCTGAAGAAGGCATATTCTACGATTATGGGGACATCCGCAGCATTAGAAGGCAGTGATTTGAGAATGCTCGATCAGGATGTCTCAACACCAGAATTCGAGGCATTCCGCAAGCTGGCAATGAATCTTGAATTTGCGCATCCGGAAAAAAAGTACGGGGCAATATACGTTACTTCACCGGGGCCAGAGGAGGGGAAGACATTCACTGCGCTGAACCTTGGTATTGTTTACGCGCGTACTGGCAAGAAAGTGCTGCTTGTCGATACTGATTTTCGCAAGAAAACAGGCCATCTGAGTGACGTCACAAGATCAAAGCAGGAAAAGGGTTTGTTCGATGTTCTCAGGGGAGAAGCAGTGCTCGATGAAATCATCCTCCCCTTCAACAACTCCAACAATGCAGAGAGTGCAGAAAAACCGGTTGGTACTGAGACTAATAGCGATTCAGACTTCTGGACATCCATTTATTCAAGGATCGAGCCTCAAGAATCAAGTATCAGAGTTTTGCCCATAGGTACGCTTCCGGTTAATCCTTTCATATTCCTCGAGTCTGCGAAGATGAAAAACATGATCGACGAGCTGAGAATGCGCTATGACTTTGTCATAATCGACGGTGTACCCGTTATGTTGTTCGCGGATGCGGCTTATCTTGCTAACTATACTGACGGTGTTCTCCTGACCACACGCTATGGCAGAACCGATATGAAGGACCTCGCTCATGCCAGAGATATACTGCTGACGGCAAAGGTTCACATAATCGGTCTCGTGGTCAACGGTATTCCTAAGACACGAGGCAGTTATTACTACCAATATTACCATAAGTACTACGATAAATACTACAAAACATAA
- a CDS encoding SPASM domain-containing protein, with amino-acid sequence MLKKVKNTFLWFYRNLVPHHAAMWKRLRREGVITLPWRVYFFRYRVRKKRGVYISHRRFREENLFLNVHIDTYAACSRKCSFCFNSLKQPKRKLGIMSERTYRSVIDQLADIEYCGKISPYFYGEPLCDKRLPELIAYARRRCPCSFIQINSNGDHLTEPLLLNLIRAGLDKALVTDYENVGLPKNTPEKKINEQSERLLNLAELYPQFMDLRHWQEISFENRAGMVLTRITERVKEPCMRPSYMLVIDWKGDVLLCCVDYYAQHVYGNVADRPLMEIWKDAKYQEMQRILQRPGGRQEIPICAKCDAPAGIEE; translated from the coding sequence ATGTTGAAAAAAGTTAAAAATACGTTTCTGTGGTTCTACCGTAACCTCGTGCCGCACCACGCGGCAATGTGGAAACGCCTTAGACGTGAGGGCGTAATAACTTTACCATGGAGGGTATATTTCTTCAGGTACCGGGTCAGGAAAAAGAGGGGAGTATACATTTCGCACAGGCGGTTCAGAGAAGAGAATCTCTTTCTGAACGTGCATATCGATACCTATGCTGCGTGCAGCAGGAAGTGCAGTTTCTGTTTCAATAGCCTTAAACAGCCGAAAAGGAAACTCGGTATTATGTCCGAGAGAACATATAGAAGCGTAATCGACCAGTTGGCCGATATTGAGTACTGCGGTAAGATATCGCCATATTTCTACGGCGAGCCGCTATGCGATAAAAGGTTACCAGAGCTAATCGCCTATGCGCGGAGGAGATGTCCTTGCAGTTTTATCCAGATAAATTCGAACGGTGATCATCTGACAGAACCGCTTCTGCTCAATTTGATAAGAGCGGGTCTGGACAAGGCACTCGTGACCGACTACGAGAATGTCGGTCTGCCCAAGAATACACCGGAAAAGAAAATTAATGAGCAAAGCGAGCGACTCCTGAACCTTGCAGAGTTGTATCCACAATTCATGGACCTCAGGCACTGGCAGGAGATCAGTTTCGAGAATCGGGCTGGGATGGTACTCACACGCATTACCGAGAGGGTCAAAGAGCCATGCATGCGCCCATCTTACATGCTGGTCATTGACTGGAAAGGTGATGTGCTGTTATGCTGTGTCGACTACTACGCGCAGCACGTTTACGGCAACGTGGCGGACAGACCCCTAATGGAGATCTGGAAAGATGCGAAATACCAGGAAATGCAGCGTATACTGCAGAGGCCAGGGGGAAGGCAGGAGATCCCGATCTGCGCCAAATGCGACGCACCGGCGGGGATAGAGGAATGA